The genome window ACCGGCCCTAGTGAGGGATGATACAGGGgtcattcttttcctttctgcttacAGGTTTCTGAGCAGATGGTGGGACAGCCCAGACCCTTGGCCTCTTCCTTCCAAGGCTGGTTGGGaaagggaggcagcagctgtggaTTTGCCACCTTGGGAGAACAGCACTGCATTGGTTTGCCGGGATCTGGTAACAAGGCATGGTAGCAATTAGGGAAAAttcccttaaaaagaaaaatcaaattctgcAGTACCTGATGGCGTAGGCAGACCTCACCCTCTGCCAAGAGCTTCTCCTTGATTAATAGATTTATTTGGTTTTTCTCTGGCACCATGgtcatgataaaaaaaaaaaaggatggtttCAGGCAGGCTCTCAAAACTTCATATTCAACTctttcattgtttatttttaagaaattaatttggctAATTagaccttttttcccccctcttatttaaaaaaaaaaagcccagctgGCTGACTTACTAATTCAAATAGCGGCTACTCCCCTCTTGTTTAACCTAGCCAGTGAGATGatgccagcattttttttcctgcagtcatGAAAGGGAGGATAATCGAATGGAAAGAAAACGTCTTTGTTCTTCGAAACTTGACTTTGTGCTGCTCTGTTTGAAGCGCCTCTCACCTTACATTTGCACTGCATGTGAATCAGTGCAACCACTTGGTACTTCacagtttaattttcttcttctataaCTTTATTATAGAGCTATTGAAAAGTGGTAGAGAAATCCAGTAGACTTGAGCATAGCCGTTGACATGTGCTGTGGTTCTGGGCATGCTGGTAGCATTTAATCTGCTCTGTAACTTCAAGTAATCTGCTGGTACCAAGGGAtttttatgttggttttttttctccaggccTTCCATAGATTTCTGTAGCTGTCAAGGCCCCAGAGCTGGAATTTAATAAACTTTTAAGTTTGTGTTAGAACAGGAGCAGTATTTATGGACCAGCAGGTGCAATTCAGCTTTGTCCTCCCCATAAGAGGGATATTTTGAATGGGAGTCTTGTTGAACACTATTCAGGACCATTATGCTCTCTCCTCCAaaataaagggttttttttaattttcttaatgaacatctctgttttctcctcctcGCCCCAGACCTACTCTGTATTCAAAGTTTTTGGAGAGGTAGGAAATGAATGTCTCATGCATTGGTTGCTGTGCTGTGTCACATCAGGAAACTCGGGAACAGATATTCATGCCGCTGTTTTGCTTACTCTCCTGTTCTAATAATACCTCTTGCAGGAGAGGTATTCAATTAGGAATCCACTTTAACAAAGTCAATCTGGGCCATCGGAGCAGCTCCCTCTGAAGTCACTCAATGAATCACTTGAAAAGGGTGAATTTAACAGGGTGTTAACAGGTCAGTGCATAGCCAGCAAGCAAGTTTCAATCAGCTAGCTTGGTCCTAATTTAGGACTTTCCTTAATTATGTTCCTGTCATGATATTTCAACTTCTCTCTGTTTGTGGAGCTTCTTATTCTCTGAAAGTTTTATTGTTCCCATTTCTCCCCTCAGGACCAAGGAAAAGGGGTCTCCTTGTGACTGTACCTTCCCATCCTTCCTTCCCGTTTCACTTTGGAGTCTTAAATTGGGAAAGCGAGTGCTTTCCAAATTATATCCATCCACTTTAAAGCCATTTTCTATAACTAGCTTTACGACCTCTTTCCCACAGTTCTGTCTTGACTTGGTATGTTGTTCTGCTACTTTCCATGTCCAGTGTCACAGAATTCATAGCGAGGCCTGGTGACTTGCAGCTTTTCACTGTGATGGTGTCTCACTGTGCTTCGCTTAGTGTTGGGTCTTTCTTTAATCTGTGGCAGGTTCAGCTCTTGGGGAGATGGGCTTTGCTAACTAGAGGAAGAAGTTAGCAAACCCTTGGGTGTTTCCATCTTCCTGCACCATCTAAAGTTTGCGCTTGTGTAATAGGCTTGTTGTGCACTGCTAATGCTGAAGCGAAAGCAGATCCAAAACTTGCATGAAGAATTTCAGTAGGAAATGTGAATCATCTGataaaacataattaaatgGAAATGCAGCTCTTTATTGGAGGTAAAAGTCATAGAGCTTGTCTGCTGAAGAAACTAATCTGAATTAACTCTTAAATAGATTCAGCTTTTACAggtcttttctttaaaaagatataaCTAGAGGAATCTTTTTCTAAGGCTTTCTTCTGAAGTGAATTAAGGTCACTTCAATTCTGAATAGAAGAGTTTGGTGGCAATTTAACTCAGTTTAACATTCAGTTCATTCATACATTTGCGAGTGTGCTGGTGTAGGTGACTCAGAAGATGTgttggataattttttttcctgttttatggGTAGATATATCATCTTCTTTGGGCCTCTGCAAGCAGGAGGATCTAGTCCATTGAGATGAAGGGGTTAGTGAAGAGCGGAGCTTAAAACCAGCAGGCTGGAAATGTGAAGCCTTTGGAGATAACTTATTCCTTATATGTTGAGCAAACACAACTGGGGTCTGCTTGTATAGAGCAGAAAATCTGTTGTTCTTGAGCAGAGTGAAATGAAATTGCATGTGTTTGTAGCTACAGGGGTTTGCCCTGAGCTTTTGGAAACCTTGCTCTGGTTGGCATTTCCAGCCCTCCTTTCCCTGGGAGTCACTGCCACGTAGCAGGCACAGCAGGAGGAAGCATTTCAGCTGCTCTCCTCCACGGTTTGGTGCTCAGCTTAATGCTGAGGACAGTGGATTTCCCCTGAGCAGCTGAGTTGTGAATGCATGACCAGGGACAGGCATCATTTCTTCCGCTAGCTCTGCCACGAGGATCCCTAGCTTCTGACAAAGGACAGTTACTGAGTGAGTGTTTGATTGAAAAATGCGTTCCTTTAGTTCACAGAGCCCTTTGAGTTGTTGGCGAGAGTAGTGGGAATGGGCAGGGAATGGCTGCATGGGAAGGATGGTCCTTTCAGACCATCTCGGTTGGGTACTTGCAAGTATCTGTTTGACACCAGCTCCGCCTTCTGATGCCCTTTCTGTGTCTTGaaaatatcttgaaaaaaaTCGTCTTTTAAAGATAGGAGATGGGTTTCTATCTAAATGGGAAGAGGTGAAACCAGCTGGGCTGTGTATGGGCTTAATGTACCCATCTCGCTATCTTGAGGACCTGCATGCATCAAACATTGATCCCTTTCTGTTGAAACTTAACTGTTCTGGGGCATTATGGCAAAGTCAGGtgtcttctctttttaattttgagaGGTGAATGGCAGAGAAGGCTTccttagttttgtttttaatttattttctttgaattatGCCTCTTACTCTTTAGTCTGTTGGCTTTATAGAAAACTCAGCCttattcttctctctttcctctggAAAATTCTCACAGCAAGTGTTATAACTAGAGGGAAATAGGATCTATATTTAATGTAATATTTGAACTCCTAATTCCCTAATACCTTTTAAATTCAATGGATGATTGAATTAAATCCTCACTCCCCTGCAAAATGTGTGCATCAGTGCTCCCAGTCTTTGCTGGAATTAAGCTCCCATTTCAGTTCTTTCAGGTCTTTTTGGAGGCCTCCAGGGcaaacacagaagaagaaacaagcaGGATGAGCTCCCTTTGGCCAAGCACAGACACGTGAGCCCTTCGCTAGGATATCCTCTATAGGCTGCAGAGAGGCATGGGCATTTCTCAAGCATGGTTTTGTTTGCAGATATTCAGGATCAGATGAACTGCCCTCTCGAAGCATCTCTGATTAGAAGAGTCTGAACAATTACCATGATTGTAAATACCTTTATTATCAATGTGTTCACTTAAAAATGAATCCATCTCTTTGGATAGTTTcagagtttaaaataaaaaaggccaGAGGGATGGatgtttctctttccctttgtgaaTCACCTCTAAAGCACGTAATATTTGTTTTAACAGTTTAGTCCACCACTAGTTCCTGGCTGCCACTGTTAGTACATGTAATATCCACCCCTCCTGTGCGCTAATGTCCATGCCACGCTGGGTGCCCGATGGCACTGTGCTGTCTCAGTAGCCAGGCCAGACTACAGGTTTTTCCATTAATTCCTTaactttcttcccctctctttcaGCCAGTGCTTATTAGTTTTCTAAGTGGGGATTGCTGTGAGACACAATTATTACTGGAAACAACCCAAATCTGTCAAAACTTAGCCACAAGGAGTTTGTCTGAACCCTGTAGAGCAGCTTAATTTTGGACTAGAGTTGGAgcttacagcagcagcaaacgGGGAACATGATTAAGCAAAGCTGCTTGTGCTGAGTTAAAATTCATTATTCAGTCTGGACAAATCATTTATTTCACCTTTCCTGTAGGAAAGATGCTTGATGCCTCATTTGTTATTGCTCCACATGTCTGATTCACTGCTGATAATTGTAACAAGCTCTAAGAAGAAAACACGATGGGTCCTAATTAGATGCTTCACTGGGTCCTGTTCCATCCTAAAAGTCCGTAAAAGAGCTATGAGAGCAGGTGGGTGGTGAAGATCACTGGTTGCTTTCGGTGGGGGTTCTTCGGGAGATCTTCTtttgatggttttttttgtttgttctttattGTCAACTGAACCAAAGTGGGCCTGTCTTGAGGTGCAACAAGCAGAGGATGTGCTTGAGAGAGTGATGATTATGCACTGAAATTGTACATTTTAGGGGACTATTATCTATCTTCCTTCTCAAGATGAGGCTTAGAGTTACTCTCACCAAAAAGCTGTTGTATTGCGTAGAAAAAATGACTTTTGAAACCTTCCTGGTTTAGTCAGCTTGAGATGTTCTACATGTGTCTCACAACCAGCTCCTTTGTTCAGGGACCTGATCATTTTCTGCtcctttcatcttcctcatTCGTTATGTGGTCCTGTGTCTTGTTGAAGAAAAACATCTACGTCTGGCACTGTGCTTGGCTCTTGCTGTGCATCATATTCGAGCAAGCTCGGAATTACTTTTTGATCACTTGTCAGCTGAGACTTCAATTGCTGTTGTCCAACAAGAATATTGCTGTTTAGATTTTCCTGGACTGAATTGGTCTTTTTATCTATTCCAGTTGAGGTCTGAGCTTGAATTGTCCTCCCCACTTTTATTTCCATTGGCTTTTAGGGAAGAGGGTGGGTAGGCAGAGGGCTTCCTTTTGGGAAGGGCTGCGTCTGCCAGTTGTCAAGCTTAACCTGTTGGATCTCAGATGGGTTCCCTGCTGCGCTCCCTCCCAGTGCAAATGCCTTTACCTATGAGCAGATTTTACTTGCTGTATCAGACCTGTGTTGCTTAATGTTTAGGAAGCCACGGGTGTCCAAGGTGAAAGAGCCTTCTTGAGATACAAGGTGCCAggagcaaaagagaagaaatggagaGAAGGTTTATGTAGGACAGAGAGCAAAtcattacttttcttctttgttcccACCAGTCAGCTTTAAATATAATCATTTTGGAACGGTTTCCTAAGTGAAATCTGCCATACAGAATGATTGAAGGGGGAATTTTTAAGATATCTTGGAAATAGCTTTCATGGAAGGGTTGTCACGTGTCGACCTGCAGACAAGCCTCCTTAGGCAGGTGTGGTCCAGGGACATGAGTGAGATGGTGACACGCAGAGGCTCTCCCCATTCCTGCTTGGAGAAGTGGATCTGTCATTACAGAGCTGTTTCCTCCTGGCTGCAGACATGCTTCCCTATGGCTAAACACCAGCCACTCTTGTTGGAGGACCACCGCGGCGGGTGTAGTCCTGACCCTCAGACACAAGCTCAGCTCCTCTGCTGGCATTTCAACTGAAGCTGTTTTACCTTCTCTTTTTGCTGTAGGCCATAGGTCTCCACCAGCAAGAAGTGGCCATCGTTGCGTGGCAGATAGTGCCAACTTGTATGTGTTTGGAGGCTACAATCCTGACTACGATGAGTCCGGTGGGCCAGAGAATGAAGACTACCCGCTCTTCAGGGAACTCTGGCGATACAACTTTGCTACAGACACCTGGCATCAAATGGGCACTGAAGGGTACATGCCCAGGGAACTAGCCTCCATGTCACGTACGTATGGAAATTCAAGTCCTATGTGTCTACTCCTGAAGCTATTTTAATCGATGTCCCTGGTGGAATGCAAAACCAGGCAAGAAATGGGAAATCTGGATCCTGTTACCAACTCTTCTGCGAGTAGGCCTTgagtttgggttggttttgtgatttttctttcctctttctcttgggttgaggcagagggaaagaaaaaatttcaaatgcaaGGGGTAGTTTCCAGGTATTTAGCTTGATAGTTGCAAGGCACCTGCACTTTCAGCAGCTAGGTGCTCCGTGCAATCAGACGTCTCAAAGCATCCAAAAATAGATCTCTTTGTTCACtagccatttttaaaagtaggcCTTTGGTTACCATGGTTTTagctttcattctttctcttttagaGCATTTCAAAGCCACAAATACATAGTGTGAATTGTAGGGTATTTGAACAATATTGAACACTCTCTACCTACTGACTCCAGAGCAGAGAGTCGTTCTCTTTTACCATGTCTTGCAGCAACATGTATCTctgctctgtctctctctcctagTTGTATTGCATGGCAACAACCTGCTTGTGTTCGGGGGCACCGGGATCCCCTTTGGGGAGAGCAACGGCAATGACGTCCATGTCTGCAACGTCAAGTACAAAAGATGGGCTCTGCTCAGCTGCCGAGGAAAGAAACCCAATCGAATCTATGGCCAGGTATGAAGGACATCCCTTGTCGAGGCACTTTGCCTGTGCCTGCGTACGCTGCGCTGTGTGTCACAGAAAAGGGGCCAGAGCATGGAGATCTCTTCTCTGCTAGTAACCAGAGTTGTTCTCTATGTACATAAGTGTAAGGGAAGGCAGGTACCATTTGTAAAGAAACAGAGTGTGGTCTTGGTTCTTTGAGATTACAAAGGAAAAGTGTAGTTTTCTTGTAGTTAGAAAAGCCAAAATTTAACTAAATGTCAGGTGCAGTTGAATGAAAAAGTATGTCTGATTTAAGGAGTGGTTGGTAGTTCCTAGAGTTGCTCTCTAGCCTCCTCAAAGCCTTTAAACCCCAAACTATAAATGAAAACAGGGTTTAGTAGGTCTTGTTTGCATTAGAATAACTTTTTAAACTGTCCATAATGTCCTGGATGAGCATGGTGCACAAAAAACTAGATTCACGCTCACAGGAGGAGTGCCAGCTTTTGCTGTGCTTTCCAATAATACTGCCAATGTACTTGTGGTGCAGATATTTATAACCCAACTAATTTCTCATTTAGATGTGCGCCAGACACTTAGGGAGGAAGGAAAGTAATCTTCCCCTTGCCCAGTTCAACTCGAGCTGGCCTTTGGCAAACAGGCAGTTGGGAGCAGAAGGAGCTTACGTCTCTGCTTCCACCTTGGACTGCATCAGGGAATGGTGCCTGCACCATCTTCACGGTGTCAGTAGGCCGATAGTCCATGTGCTTTTGAATTGTACAGGCTGTCTTTATTGTTTAGTCTGACTTATCCACTGTGTTTGGGGCTTTGTCTGTTACGCTTAATGCCACTGGCTATCTGATAGCTGGTTTGTAAGATTCTCTGTAACAGTATCCGTTTAAGGTCAGCGTGGAAGAGATTCAGGGTTAACTGTGCTTTGGTTTTAGCTCCTGGGAGCCCTTGCTGCACAGATCTGTTTTGTCTATGCCTGAAACTCAGCAGCTCCACTTCTAGGTCCTCATCTTGTGACCACGGAGTTACTTTTCCTTCCTACAGAtaccccccgccccccatcTTTTGTGTATCATCCTTGTTTGCCCTTCATATTCCTCCTGAACGTGTCATTTTGTAAGTTGTAGGTAGAGCTTTGCAAGCAGTGTCTTGCTTTGGGAGGGTGGGagttctctctttttcagaCACTGATGTCGCACGTCCTTTCTGACTGGTTTCTCTCTGTTACCTTCCAGGCCATGGCCATTATCAATGGTTGTCTCTACGTGTTTGGAGGAACAACTGGTTACATTTACAGTACTGACCTACATAAGCTAGACCTCAACACTAGagagtggatccagctgaaACCAAACAATATGTCATGTGACATGCCAGAGGAGAGGTGAGAAGCTGGACAGTCTCAGAGACCTTTTACGCAGGGGAGTCACCACCTTTAAGGACAGGCTTCTGGGCGCTCTTAGAGCAGTGTTTTCAGCTGTGAACGTTGCACAACCAGTGCTCCAGCAGTCTGGCGTGCAGGGGGATGTAGGGATGGGTGTGAAGCCTTTGCCAGGACATTGATCTGGACTGTGTGGTGCCAGAACAGAGCTGGGGACTTGAGGCAGCTGGTGAGTGCTGAGGAGGGCAAGAGGCTCCTGTTGATCCCTGTCTCTTGTCCTATTCTGTAGCAAGGCATGGAGGAAGGAGGGCTGGGAGATCAATCAGTGATCATCTTAGTGAGAGAAGGGACTGGAATATTGATGGCCGTTGTGGTGCTCCGTAAATGACTGTACTTAAGTTCCGTGGTGCTCTGCTCTCAGAAAATGCCTTGCAAGCTTCTGGGGTGCTGCTTAGATTGCTCATGAAAGCTTCCACATCTTCTGAATGCTCCCAACCTGAGGGACTGATACAGCATAGCCAGGCTTGGGGTGTCTGCTTAAGTCACTCAAATTTGGTAGTGTTTTCTAGAAGGCTTTTGTTGTTGCTCACTTGCAGTAATTGCTTGTGCTGCTAAACGTCCTTCTTTGCACCTTCAGATACAGACATGAAATCGCACATGATGGTCAACGGATTTATATCTTGGGAGGTGGAACTTCCTGGACAGCTTATTCCTTAGATAAGGTAAGGCAATCGGGAACTTTGAGTGCTTGCCTGGATGGGAGATTTTCTACAGTGAAGTATAACCAGGATGGTCTCTTCATCTCGCTTTGCCTGGAGAGCTGAGCTTGGTAAAAAAATAGATAACTAGGAGCAGATTGTTCTCATATTTCTGTAAAACCTCATCTTGCTGCAAACATGTCCTGTTGACTTACAGATGATGAATCTGTGGTACCCAGTGACCATACCGATCTGAAAACCAGCTTCATTCTGTAGACCTATTATCAAAgattctcatttaaaaacacttaGGACATATTTCTAAATGTTGTGTTTGTGCCAAAACAGGAAAGTACCAAAGGAAGGAATTCCTTGGTGTTAAATTCAGATATTGATACGGTGACTCTTTTCTTATCTTCTCCCTTAATGGTAtactttaatttcctttcttgtggtaaatgttttttctccaaTACAATTTGGAGAGGGAAGAGTGAATTCATCTTGAATGCCAAAATGATAAATGAGGACACTTTAAATAGTGCTCCACTTCCAAAAAACTTGAAACTGCAGCAGTTAACGTGACTTTTTATctctccattttctgcatttcttttctccttacGTGCAGTATGAGATAGGTATTTCTAAACAGTTTTGAGAACTGGAGGGTGTGGGTTTTAATTGGtccagtttttttaaaagcagttttctttttcttcagctgtgggGCTCAAATAGCAAAGCGTGAGATGAAAGCTTTAGTAAGCTGGTACGCTTTGAAGGTGATTTTATACCTGCTTAGTCACTGGCTGCGATtagctggttttggttttacaCTTAATGAAAAAGAGGTGTTGTTTATAGTGGCTCCCTGGGTCAGAGCCAGCAACTGCATCATTGTGGTGCTCGGAGAGCCAGGAGGAAGTAATGGCTCCTCTTTGTCCCTTCAGATCCATGCATACAACCTTGAAACCAACACCTGGGAGGAAATTGCCACAAAACCTCATGAAAAAGTTGGTGAGTCTGGAATTTCCCCTGTCTTCCCTTGTAAACCAGAGAGTGGCCAAGATGcttgaaaatgcagttttctggCAGGCTGAAAACCTTTTTCATAACCTTGTTGTACAGTACGTGACTTAATGCTGGCCTCGAGGTCCTGCTTGTTTAGAGCTTTAGCAGTGAGGACTAACCCATCTGAAGCATATTTAGCAGTCTggcttctctccctccctgggTGGGAAAGATGATAGTGGCTGGCTCTCCTCCCAGAAGATATGCATCATCTCTGCTCCCTCTGAGGGAACACATGCTGGCCTGGTTAGCAGCAGGGGTTTCCCTGAAACCTTGTAGGCccttggctgctgcttttcaccAAGCCAGAGGTGAGAGCTGGAGTCTGTGGGGAATGAGATTCTGGCACATTTCTGCCTTCCCTGGAGAGCAAGTAGGAGTCAAACCTGAAACAGCTGGTTGCTAAAGTAGAGATGTTATACCCGTGATTGTATGAAAGTAGAAGCCCCTTATAAATGAAACAAGTGACTCCTATCCATGATTCTATGTTGAGATATAATCACCACTTGCCCAAGCACTTTAAAGCAACTATagttgatacttttttttttttattattctccTCAGGCTTCCCAGCAGCCAGAAGATGCCATAGCTGTGTTCAGATAAAAAATGGTAAGATCCGCCTCTTGAAAATTGGTATATATCTTATACAACTTAGCAGTGACAAGCCCATCCTTCTAGCCTGAGAGATGCTGGCCTCTGACACATGTTTGTGAGAACTGCAGGGCACACGTGTATTTTCTGGAAGAGGATTTCTTTCTTGTTAACAGGCCTTAAGCTGCCCAGTTGGCACCACTCTTCACATGAGGGATCTTGCTGCTGTAGGCAGATTTACTTCTGTATTGCACAGTACTGTTGCTCTCTGGAATTCTGCAGTATTTTAGGCAACGCGTAAATCTCCTTTGGACACGTGGCCACTACAATGTAAGATATCACATATTTTAGCCACGAGTGTCCATGATACTTTGCAACTTATTGATTGCAAGCTCACAAACAGGTGTAAATGATGTTCTTGCTGCAGCTTGATGACTAACCTGTTAGCTTTGCAGTCCGCTGTGAAAAGCAAAGTGCGACCAAGTGCTGAAGCCAAGCTCTTTAGAGACAAGGTTGTTCGGAGATGTCTTTGATAGTGGGTCCTTTTCGTGGTGTTGTAAATCCGAGATGCTCATATGGAGTGGATTATGAGGCGGTAGCAGAGTTAGCACCTGAGTCTTTCCATTCTCTAGTAAAGTGAGGGTGATTTTATATGTTAGAAGCTGCACGGAGCTTAGTAGAGCCTTTTGTTCTTCACTTTGATCCTCCAAATGTTCTTGCTGTAAATCACTTGTGCGGCAGTGTTTGAGGCATAGCTTAGAGAGGGCTCTTCATGTGCAATCCATGTTCAATTACCCGCAATTTTGAACGGTAGAGTGTTCCTTCAACTAGATTTGGGCCTCTCCATAGCCTCATTGTCCTACAAGAACGCGTTCCTCGAAACTTGATAAAACAAATTGCTCATAATGGACTGAAGAAGCAGTTACAATATTGATCCTTCTTTTCAAACTCTTCAGGTCGATTACTGAATGCTGTATATTAAAGGGTGCTGAGCCATGCAGAAGAGTGCTATGCCAGATTATATTTCTTAGGAGTGCTAATTGTGCCAATAAAAGTaaggcaggggctgggagatGCTTCCAGTCACCTTCATCAGCGGTATTTTGCTGCAGTGCAAGCCTCTGAGTTGAGAACTTGGGCAAAGCTGGGAGCAAGGACCTGCctctggcaggcagcaggactAGGATCCAGGGCTGTGGCTGCTCCCCATGGGTTTAAAACCACTAGAATCTGATCAAACCCAGGAACTTATGAACTCAGGTTAGCTAGGGCTTAATACAGCTTCTTAAAGTGGGAGTTGCACTGCCCTCCTGCTTCTCAGCGGCATTTAGCTCTGAATCTGCCATGGTGGGGCTGGGATCACAGGCAGGCTGGGAAATGGACATGAGCaggcaatgtgtgcttgcagcccagaaagccgactgtatcctgggctgtgtcaaaagaagtgtgaccagccGGTTGAGGGAGGtaattctgcccctctgctccgctctggtgagaccccacgtgcagtactgtgttcagcaaaagaaagacatggacctgttggagcaggtccagaggagggccatggaAATGATCcaagggctggaacacctctgctatgaagACAGGTAGAGAGAGCTGGGagtgttcagcctggagaagagaaggctccagggagaccttgtTGTGGCCTTTTAATGTATACAGCAGGCTAACAAGAGAGGTGGAGAAAGACTTTTACCAAGGCCTATAGTGACAGGAgaaggggcaacagttttaaactgaaagagggtagttttggattggacataaggaaaaaatgttttatggtGAGAGCGGTGAGACACCAGAGCAGGTTGCCTAGAGtagctgtggatgccccatccctggaagtgttgaAGGTCcagttggatggggctttgagcaacctgatctagtgaaatgtgtccctgcccgtggcagggggggttggacgtgatggcctttaaaggtcccttccaacccaaaccattctgtgattctataagTGGCCTCTGTGATTATGAATAGTGTGCTGGGACTGATTTGAGAGGTACTGAGAGCTTGTGTTGAGGTAAAATAATTGTTGATCCTAAAGCTGTTTTGGAAAGGTGATCGCTGACTTCAGTCACTGCATGTTCTGCAATTGCTGGATGAAGGATGGCTGGGCCTGTAAGCACCATGGGTTTCCTCTCTTACAGATGTGTTTGTTTGTGGAGGCTATAATGGAGAAGTGATTCTGGGAGATGTTTGGAAGCTGAATCTGCAAACTTTCCAGTGGGTCAAGCTCCCAGCTGCCATGCCGGAACCAGTGTATTTTCACTGTGCTGCTGTCACACCAGTAAGTGACTCATTTCTTTACTATGTAGCTGAAGTTCAAGCCATTCGTTCAAGCACTCTGACGTTTGTGTGGGCTGCAAATAGAGCTGAACCAATGTTACCAAGGAGGTGACCTCCACTGGATGCAGCATCTTTAGGCATTCTGAGGGCTGGTGTGAGGTTACTGCCTTGGCTCCTTTTactcctgctgctgtttaaaGAGCGGTAGCACACAGTATATTCTGCTTTCTAAAAGCAGTGATGTGGAGTTTAAGCTTTTAAACCGTATCAGCTTCAAGGAGTAATTCTATGTGTGAACAGCAGTTCCTGTTTGTGAAAGGAGAAAACGTGCAAATACTCCCCCAAGTAAACTGGTTTTAGCTTACTGAGAACAGCCTGGATTAGCAGGGGAGCAGCCCTCTTTGGAAACCACTGCTAATGGCAAGATTGGTATTGCTAGAGCTTTTTGCTGTAACTAGAAGCTTAGAGACCTGTGGCTGAtaagcagcaggcagcaagaaATGCATTTAGCTGTGACTTCAGCCTCCTTCAGCTGATCATCGCCTTAGGGCAGCATGCGAGGGTGGAGATCAGGTTCTTTGGTTATAAGAGCAGGTGTTACCTAGTTTGGAGATTGTTATAAATGCAACTCTTTCTGAGAAACTGTAGGGCTGATAAAGGTGTTTCCTAGGCAGCTTGGTGACTGCCTGGACAGCAggaatgccttttcttttcctatgtATTGAAAAAATGCCACTCGCAGAATAGGTCAGCAGCTGAGCTTTTCCCATCTCTCTGTGTTGGTGGTGTTCCTGGAGCAGGGTTATGCTGAGCAGGGAATGCAGCATGTCTTTGTATGGTGtggttttagtttaaaaaaaaatatgttctttttaGCTGAAACCTAAGTATGGTTCGATACTAATTTATTAACACTTTGCCCCACTCCTAAAATTGATTTCTTGGGGTAGAATTCACCTAAAATA of Haliaeetus albicilla chromosome 14, bHalAlb1.1, whole genome shotgun sequence contains these proteins:
- the KLHDC10 gene encoding kelch domain-containing protein 10, translated to MSAADGAREGVGEGPGGAAGGGGLLNRFVQLPGRPRSAGHRSPPARSGHRCVADSANLYVFGGYNPDYDESGGPENEDYPLFRELWRYNFATDTWHQMGTEGYMPRELASMSLVLHGNNLLVFGGTGIPFGESNGNDVHVCNVKYKRWALLSCRGKKPNRIYGQAMAIINGCLYVFGGTTGYIYSTDLHKLDLNTREWIQLKPNNMSCDMPEERYRHEIAHDGQRIYILGGGTSWTAYSLDKIHAYNLETNTWEEIATKPHEKVGFPAARRCHSCVQIKNDVFVCGGYNGEVILGDVWKLNLQTFQWVKLPAAMPEPVYFHCAAVTPAGCMYVHGGVVNIHENKRTGSLFKMWLVVPSLLELSWEKLLEYFPHLATLSRSQLLHLGLTQGLVERLK